The Cytophagia bacterium CHB2 region TAGCCAATGCCATGCTCCGCTTCCGATTAAAATTGCCAAACCCGCCATCCGCAAAACGCTCGCTGTTCGACTCATGATTTATCCTTTGTCTTCCTGCAAAAATTATGATAGATTGCCACGCCATGCGCGGAATGTTGAATTCAAGATCGCGCAAGAATAAACCTTCGACTTCCGAAAAGCAAGTGATTTTTCCGTGCAATAAACTCAACAGCAAGCACATTGTTGCAAAACTGAAACGGCAGGCAAAATTTTTTGAGGATTGAAAATGGAAACAATTGGCAAATTGGAGAGAATCTGGCTGAAGCGCGCCACCCGCGGCCCGATGGATGCACAGACGCGCGCAACGTTAGTCGCCGGCCAAGGCTTGGAAGGCAACGCGAATCAAGGCGGCAAACGCCAGGTGACGATCATCTCCGCCGAGCGCTGGGCGGAGATGATGCAACAACTCGGCGCGCCGGTCGATCCTGCTGCACGCCGCGCGAACCTCATGGTTAGCGGCCTGAGCCTGTTGGAAAGCCGGAATCGCATTCTGCAAATCGGCGCATGCCGCTTGCGTATTCTCGGTGAGACCAGGCCGTGCGAGCGGATGGATGAAGCCTGGCCCGGCTTGCGTGAGATTATGAAAAAAGATTGGGGTGGCGGCGCTTTTGCCGAGGTGTTGGATAACGGCAAGATTGCAGTAGGCGATTCCGTGAGTTGGCATCTATGAGAATTTCCGGCTGATTTTTTATTTCGCGCCGCCGCGCTGTCCGACTTCACGATCGAGCAGCAGCAAAGCCGCGGTTTGATCGCCGAGCATCTTCAATTGTTCGACTAATTCTTGCGCTGTTTTTTCCTCTTCCACTTGTTCTGTCAAAAACCACTGCAGATGCGCCTGCGTGGCATAATCGTTTTTCTTGATGGCAAGCTCGTACAGCGCATTGATCATGCCCGTTACTTTTCGTTCGTGTTTAAGCGCCTGCTCCATCATATCCAGCGGCGATTGAAATTCATAGGGCGGTTCCGCCAGCGCCTGCAAAATGACGCGGCCGCCGCGATCATTGAGAAAATTGAATAGCTTCATCGCATGCCCAATTTCTTCCTGGCTTTGCAAGCGCATCCAGTGCGCGAATCCGCGCAGGCTGGCAGATTCGCAATAGGCCGACATCGCGAGATACAAATAGGCTGACTCCAACTCGCCTTTGATTTGTTCATTGATCGCATCCTGCACCGCTTTTTTTAACATGCTAGACTCCTTTGTTGATTTCACGTTAGATTGATATTTGCGAAACGCTTGCAATATGGCTTTTTCATAGCAAAAGCGCAAGTGTCGGCTGGAATATTATTCAAAAAGTTCAGCACGAAATGTCAAATTCATGAAACCTTCCAAGACTCAACAAAAGCTTCTGCAAATTCATCACGATATTGTCGCTTGCCGGCGCTGTCCCCGGCTGGTGCAATGGCGCGAACGCATCGCGCGTGAGAAAACCAAACGTTTTGAAACCGAAGACTATTGGGGCAAGCCCGTGCCCTCGTTTGGTGATTTCAATGCGCGTTTGCTGATTGTGGGATTGGCTCCGGCGGCACACGGCGGCAATCGTACGGGACGAACCTTCACCGGCGACCGCAGTGGCGACTGGCTTTA contains the following coding sequences:
- a CDS encoding MOSC domain-containing protein, encoding METIGKLERIWLKRATRGPMDAQTRATLVAGQGLEGNANQGGKRQVTIISAERWAEMMQQLGAPVDPAARRANLMVSGLSLLESRNRILQIGACRLRILGETRPCERMDEAWPGLREIMKKDWGGGAFAEVLDNGKIAVGDSVSWHL
- a CDS encoding ferritin, translated to MLKKAVQDAINEQIKGELESAYLYLAMSAYCESASLRGFAHWMRLQSQEEIGHAMKLFNFLNDRGGRVILQALAEPPYEFQSPLDMMEQALKHERKVTGMINALYELAIKKNDYATQAHLQWFLTEQVEEEKTAQELVEQLKMLGDQTAALLLLDREVGQRGGAK
- a CDS encoding uracil-DNA glycosylase → MKPSKTQQKLLQIHHDIVACRRCPRLVQWRERIAREKTKRFETEDYWGKPVPSFGDFNARLLIVGLAPAAHGGNRTGRTFTGDRSGDWL